From one Lysinibacillus sp. G4S2 genomic stretch:
- a CDS encoding DUF2642 domain-containing protein — protein MTQIGSISNPYLYETLNMMISQSIVVQTEKTIHQGILISVLPDDIVVEISHEPFFIRMGDIIWVTLATRKK, from the coding sequence ATGACGCAGATAGGAAGCATATCAAATCCATATTTATACGAAACTCTTAACATGATGATTAGTCAGTCAATTGTAGTGCAAACTGAGAAAACTATTCATCAAGGAATATTAATCTCTGTATTACCTGATGATATCGTTGTAGAGATTAGCCATGAGCCTTTCTTCATTCGTATGGGGGATATTATATGGGTTACATTGGCAACAAGAAAAAAATGA
- the dtd gene encoding D-aminoacyl-tRNA deacylase: MKVVLQRSKAASVTVDGKVTGAIDSGYVLLVGITHGDTQEDIEYLAKKVANLRLWEDADGKMNHSILEHGGAILSVSQFTLYGDAKKGNRPSFTSAARPEVAEPLWEAFNNALREFGLCVETGIFGAMMDVALTNDGPITILLESK, translated from the coding sequence ATGAAAGTAGTTTTACAACGTAGTAAAGCAGCCTCTGTTACTGTTGACGGGAAAGTAACAGGAGCTATTGATAGTGGCTATGTTCTTCTTGTTGGTATTACACATGGGGACACGCAAGAGGATATTGAATATTTAGCAAAAAAAGTAGCTAATCTCCGCCTTTGGGAAGATGCTGATGGGAAAATGAATCATTCCATTTTAGAGCATGGAGGAGCTATTTTATCCGTCTCACAATTTACATTGTATGGGGATGCAAAAAAGGGGAATCGTCCAAGTTTTACAAGTGCAGCAAGACCAGAAGTTGCGGAGCCATTATGGGAGGCTTTTAATAATGCCTTACGTGAATTTGGTTTATGCGTGGAGACAGGGATATTTGGTGCAATGATGGATGTTGCGCTTACAAATGATGGCCCGATTACAATTCTTCTTGAGTCCAAATAG
- a CDS encoding SH3 domain-containing protein, whose amino-acid sequence MRTKLLHIIIIFVLVLTIAIPSMNNVQKALADTSDLTVTGSILHLREGPGLSYPIITTLEEGDPLTSIGREGDWIQVKAGNYEGWVASWLTAPTNAKQTIDQTVISQVDRLNIRTEPDISSAVLGQLSTGEQANLIEKNGEWAKIDWNGLVGWVSADYVTINDLPEKKAEADEPEADEPKVEVSTKKVNKDTTFTVLVDTLNVRKKPDLNSKNIGTVSKGQEFKVLAQEHNWVQIQYNDKEAGWVYSFYGTFSNVEKKTSKSSSSSSELESVTIIYNGTNLRTDATTTADVVERVDAGETYPIVGAKDDFYEIQVDDKTAFVANWVVTTSSNKADTGTKKEKSKPRKKGTLNGLTIVVDAGHGGNDHGTTGQRGTDEKDITLKTASLLASKLSAAGANVVMSRESDEYVDLRKRVSIAHQYEADAFISIHYDAAEDSSINGFTSYYMNSNQQGLAEAINNGLSSKIDLKDRGTQQGNYLVLRENRQKAVLVELGYLSNASEERVVTTAKFREQATLGIYQGILNYFDENQ is encoded by the coding sequence ATGAGGACAAAATTATTACATATTATAATCATCTTCGTACTAGTGTTAACGATTGCGATTCCAAGTATGAACAATGTTCAAAAAGCACTAGCCGACACCAGTGATTTAACAGTAACTGGATCGATTCTTCATTTACGTGAGGGACCTGGACTGTCTTATCCAATCATTACGACATTAGAAGAGGGTGATCCGTTAACCTCTATTGGTCGTGAAGGCGATTGGATTCAAGTAAAAGCAGGCAATTACGAAGGTTGGGTAGCATCCTGGCTAACAGCTCCAACAAACGCTAAACAAACGATTGATCAAACCGTGATTTCACAGGTCGATCGTCTAAATATCCGTACTGAGCCTGATATTTCTTCAGCAGTTCTTGGACAATTATCAACAGGCGAACAAGCAAATCTTATTGAAAAAAATGGCGAATGGGCGAAAATAGATTGGAATGGGCTAGTTGGTTGGGTATCTGCAGACTATGTTACAATCAATGACCTACCTGAAAAAAAAGCTGAAGCTGATGAACCTGAGGCTGACGAACCTAAAGTTGAAGTATCTACAAAAAAGGTCAACAAAGATACAACCTTTACAGTTTTAGTAGATACACTTAATGTCCGTAAAAAACCTGATTTAAATTCTAAAAATATAGGTACTGTTTCAAAAGGACAAGAGTTTAAAGTGCTTGCTCAGGAGCATAACTGGGTACAAATTCAATATAACGATAAAGAAGCAGGCTGGGTTTATAGCTTTTATGGTACTTTTTCAAATGTAGAAAAAAAGACATCTAAATCTTCATCTTCTTCTTCAGAGCTTGAATCTGTCACAATCATTTATAATGGGACAAACCTTCGGACAGATGCTACAACAACTGCTGATGTAGTTGAACGTGTAGATGCTGGTGAAACCTACCCTATTGTAGGCGCTAAAGATGACTTTTATGAAATACAAGTAGATGACAAAACTGCATTTGTGGCGAACTGGGTCGTTACTACTTCGTCGAACAAAGCTGATACTGGTACAAAAAAGGAAAAATCTAAACCACGTAAAAAAGGCACTTTAAATGGGCTAACAATTGTCGTAGATGCTGGACATGGTGGTAATGATCATGGCACAACCGGTCAACGAGGAACCGATGAGAAAGATATTACTCTGAAAACAGCCTCTCTACTTGCCTCAAAGCTTAGTGCAGCCGGTGCAAATGTTGTTATGTCAAGAGAATCAGATGAATATGTAGACCTCCGCAAACGCGTATCAATTGCACACCAATATGAGGCAGATGCTTTTATCAGCATTCATTATGATGCAGCAGAAGATAGCTCCATTAATGGCTTCACCTCATATTATATGAACAGTAATCAACAGGGTCTTGCAGAAGCCATAAATAATGGACTTTCAAGTAAAATAGATTTAAAAGATCGTGGTACTCAACAAGGGAATTATTTAGTACTACGAGAAAATCGTCAAAAAGCTGTTCTCGTTGAGCTAGGTTACTTAAGTAATGCCAGTGAGGAACGTGTAGTTACAACCGCTAAATTCCGAGAACAAGCGACTCTCGGCATCTATCAAGGGATATTAAATTACTTTGATGAAAATCAATAA
- a CDS encoding bifunctional (p)ppGpp synthetase/guanosine-3',5'-bis(diphosphate) 3'-pyrophosphohydrolase: MAKEQILTPEDVFELVKSYMNDENVAFVKKAYELARDAHIEQFRSSGEPYIIHPVQVAGILAELQMDPETVAAGFLHDVVEDTDFTRDDLVREFGEEVAMLVDGVTKLGKIKYLSKEAQQAENHRKMFVAMAQDIRVILIKLADRLHNMRTLKHLPAEKQRRISKETLEIFAPLAHRLGISTVKWELEDTALRYLNPQQYYRIVSLMKKKRDEREAYLDNVMAEMKSQLTEVEIEADIYGRPKHIYSIYRKMVLQKKQFNEIYDLLAIRVLVDSIKDCYAVLGIVHTLWKPMPGRFKDYIAMPKQNLYQSLHTTVIGPYGDPLEVQIRTKEMHKIAEYGIAAHWAYKEGKKIDNEKQNVDQKLTWFREILEFQNESSNAEEFMESLKFDLFSDMVYVFTPEGDVIELPAGSVPIDFAYRVHSEVGNRTIGAKINGKMVPLDTPLKTGDIIEILTSKQSFGPSRDWLKIAQSSQAKNKIKQFFKRHLREENIVKGKEMIEKEIRAQDFDLKETMSTENLKRVCEKFNYTNEEDLYAAVGVNGITAQQVVNRLAEKRRKEREQEEALEKIEQKMKNPIPQKRTESGVIVKDIDNMLIRLSRCCTPVPGDDIVGFITKGRGVSVHRADCPNIQVDDEQERLIEVEWEHGLTPEKKEYPVDIEVSAFDRPGILNEIMQIVSETKTNILAVSGRVDRDKMATIHLTISISNISHLHKVVERIKQTPDIYSVQRVIN, translated from the coding sequence ATGGCGAAAGAGCAAATTTTGACTCCCGAGGACGTTTTTGAGTTAGTCAAATCCTACATGAATGATGAAAATGTCGCATTCGTGAAAAAAGCATATGAATTAGCAAGGGATGCACATATAGAGCAATTCCGAAGCTCGGGTGAACCGTATATTATTCACCCAGTGCAAGTAGCTGGTATTTTAGCTGAATTACAAATGGATCCTGAAACAGTTGCGGCTGGTTTTTTACATGATGTTGTCGAGGATACGGATTTTACGCGCGATGATTTGGTTCGTGAATTTGGCGAAGAGGTTGCAATGCTTGTAGATGGTGTAACGAAGCTTGGAAAAATTAAATATTTATCTAAAGAAGCGCAACAAGCAGAAAATCATCGGAAAATGTTTGTAGCAATGGCGCAGGATATTCGTGTCATTTTGATTAAACTGGCTGACCGTCTACATAATATGCGCACGTTAAAGCATTTGCCTGCAGAAAAACAACGCCGTATTTCTAAAGAGACGCTTGAAATTTTTGCACCACTTGCGCATCGTCTAGGGATTTCGACTGTTAAATGGGAGCTTGAGGATACAGCACTTCGTTATTTAAATCCACAGCAATATTATCGCATTGTCAGTCTTATGAAGAAAAAACGTGACGAGCGTGAAGCATATTTAGACAATGTTATGGCTGAGATGAAGTCACAGCTTACTGAGGTTGAAATTGAAGCGGATATTTATGGTCGTCCTAAACATATTTACAGTATTTATCGTAAAATGGTATTACAAAAAAAACAATTTAACGAAATTTACGATTTATTAGCCATTCGTGTACTTGTCGATAGTATTAAAGATTGCTATGCCGTGCTTGGAATCGTCCATACTTTATGGAAGCCGATGCCTGGCCGTTTTAAAGATTATATTGCGATGCCTAAACAAAACCTATATCAATCATTGCATACAACAGTCATTGGTCCTTATGGCGATCCATTAGAAGTACAAATTCGTACGAAGGAAATGCATAAAATTGCTGAGTACGGGATTGCAGCGCATTGGGCGTATAAGGAAGGTAAAAAAATTGATAATGAAAAACAAAATGTTGACCAAAAATTAACGTGGTTCCGAGAAATTTTAGAATTCCAAAATGAATCTTCTAATGCTGAGGAGTTCATGGAATCTTTAAAATTTGATTTATTCTCTGACATGGTCTATGTATTCACGCCTGAAGGAGATGTCATTGAATTACCAGCAGGCTCTGTACCTATCGACTTCGCATACCGTGTGCACTCAGAAGTTGGAAATCGTACAATCGGCGCGAAAATAAATGGTAAAATGGTACCACTTGATACACCGTTAAAAACGGGAGATATTATTGAAATTTTAACTTCTAAGCAATCGTTTGGTCCGAGCCGCGATTGGCTAAAAATAGCCCAATCCTCACAGGCAAAAAATAAAATAAAGCAGTTTTTCAAACGTCATCTTCGTGAGGAAAATATCGTCAAAGGTAAAGAGATGATAGAAAAGGAAATCCGTGCACAAGATTTCGACTTAAAAGAGACAATGTCAACGGAAAATTTAAAACGCGTTTGTGAGAAATTTAACTATACAAATGAAGAAGATTTATATGCCGCTGTCGGTGTGAATGGTATTACAGCACAGCAAGTCGTTAATCGTCTAGCGGAAAAACGTCGCAAAGAGCGTGAGCAGGAAGAAGCGCTCGAGAAAATTGAGCAAAAAATGAAAAACCCTATTCCACAAAAACGTACGGAATCGGGTGTTATCGTAAAAGATATCGACAATATGCTTATTCGACTTTCACGTTGCTGTACGCCAGTTCCAGGAGATGACATTGTCGGTTTCATTACGAAAGGTAGAGGTGTTTCAGTGCACCGTGCAGATTGCCCAAATATTCAAGTTGATGATGAGCAGGAGCGCTTAATAGAAGTTGAATGGGAGCACGGACTTACTCCTGAGAAAAAAGAATACCCTGTCGATATTGAAGTTTCTGCCTTCGATCGCCCAGGTATTTTAAATGAAATCATGCAAATTGTTAGCGAAACGAAAACGAATATTTTAGCAGTGAGTGGTCGTGTAGATCGAGATAAAATGGCAACGATTCATTTAACGATTTCGATTTCAAATATTTCGCATTTGCATAAAGTGGTAGAGCGTATTAAACAAACACCAGATATATATTCAGTACAACGTGTTATTAACTAA